The Leptospira terpstrae serovar Hualin str. LT 11-33 = ATCC 700639 nucleotide sequence TTCCACGAGAATCTGCTAAGTTGCCAATTAGTTCTACTGTCATTGTTGCAGGATCATTCGTAATATGAATCAATTCAACAGCAGCAACAGATTGAAACGGTTTGAACGGACTTAATCCACCCACAACCAAAACATCACCATTAGGAAGAACTGTCATTTTATGTAACTGACGAGGTGTAGAAAGATTTGGACCTTCTACCCAAATATTTGTCGTTGGGTCATACACTTCAGTAGACGTCAAACTTCCATTAGAAGGATTTCCTACTTTACCGCCAAATCCACCAGAAACAAAAAGTCTTCCATCGTTCAGTTTGACCACATCAAACTCTTGTCGACGGTAAACCATATCAGAAGCTGGAACAAATTGTTTTGTTACTGAATTATAAAACTCTGCATGGCTCAATGTTCCATTTCCATTAATCAATACATCTTTTTTTGCCCTACCACCAAGGACTAATCTTCTTCCGTCATCTAATTCAACGCCAACACAAGACCTTCTTGCGACATTTAAATTTGGTCCACTTTTAAATGCAAAAACGTTTATAGGAACCATCACAGTGCCTTCTGAGTTAGATGCTTTATCGTGTATACCTTGGATAGAGATTGTCAACAAACCTCCATTTGCATTTGGATCCCCTGCAAACAACAGACGTATGTTACGCGCAGATACAATTATATCTGAAACCACCAGACTGTTTTTTGCTGTTCCAGAAAGCGAAACTTGCGATAAGTTTCCATCCCATACAATGTCTTCATTGGAAACAATATCCAAAAACCCAGATTGTAATTCTGAAATATCAATTCCATTTCCGGTTCGAAGTTCAAGAATTGGTGGTTGTGAATCAATTTCGAATTCGAAATTCTCAGGATTTACTAAAAGAGATTCATTCAAATAATAATCTTTTAAATTGATACTGAACTTGCCTGCGGTAACCGAAGGTTTCATTCGGACTTCGTATAAATACCGACTCCTAGGAATCACTTGTGAAATAGGACTCACTCCAACACCAGAAACAGGCAACTTTAACCCATCAGCCTTAACAGTAAAATCATGATTAGTCGATATATAGATCACACCGCCAGGTTGAACTTTATTAGTAGAGAACTCCATATTAACGACTGAATCTGCACCAAGTAAAAACAAACCCATGTTTGTGGTTGAGTTTGGATCAAAAATATTTTTCCCCGATGTCAATTGACAAGCGAGTAAACAAGAATATAGAAGAATGAATTTAATCTTTCCCATATAGTTCCACTCTTGTGTCTGCCAAAACAGAATCGCCAAAGATTACAATTCCCCTACGAGTTTGGATAGCTGTATGTTCCGAACGAGCATTCATCATCGTATCAACGACAAAGTTTTTCCTTTCTATATGATCGTATAACTCCAAAATCCCAGACTTATAATATGTATCTACTCCACCGGTATATAAAACTTGAGAACCCGAAAACGGGACAATCGAACTTCCATTTTTGATTCTACTTGTAAATCCATTGGTTTGTGTTGTAGCATTTGATTCATTCCATGATTCAATACTACGAGAACCAACAGCTCCTCCCATCACTCCACCTAAAACTAACCGATCTCCACTGGTTGTAACGATCGCCGTGACATTCGATCTTGACGTTGGCATAAGGACTGAGATTGTATATAAGGACTGAGAGGTTAAATTCAAACTTCTGATAGTATTTATATAGTTGGCATATGGATCTGTCCGGTCCTTTCCCCCAAAGAACAAAACTCTCTGGTTCGTTGCATCATATTCCGCAAAATGAAACATAGTATTCATTGGTAGATTTGCACTAGAAGGTAAGGTTGTTACTGATAAGTTGCGAACAGAAATATTTTCGTGGTCGTTCGCAAGAGCCGTGTGGTCTGTACCTATTTGAAATTGTCCTCCTGAAATTAACAAATCTCCATTACTCAAACATACCATTGTATGTCCATATCGCCCTTTCTGCATTACTACAGGGAGTTCTACAACTGTTTGATCAATTCCATTTATTCTGAAAATTTTATTACTGAATTGAGAAATCAATGTGGCCGGACCAGATATTGTTTTACCACCTGAAACATAGACCACACCTTCGGGATCTGTACAGATTGCCATTCCCATCAAACTTTGACTTAGCGAAGGAAGTAAGGAAGTGGTTCCTGTCTCTGGATTAAAAATCTCAACAGTTGCTACAGTGTTACCTGAAATAGAAACACCACCAACCAATAGAATCCTACCATCATTTAAAAGTTTAGATGTGATCTGACCTTTGGCTTCGGAAATATTTCCTATATAACGAGGATAAGGAAATTTAAAATCGAATTGTTTTCCATTAAATGCATATTCAACTAGTGAGTTTGGCTTTTGAATGAATATGGAAATTGGATCTCTCCACTCTGACCTTGAAGAAACAGAAAATAAAACACGGATCTTTGATTCTGAAAGTGGGAATACATCTCTTAATACCAAATCATTGGCATAATGATTTGAAATATGAAAATGGCTTTTATTAAAATGGGAAGCTACAGGTTTACTCAAATCTAAATCTAAGATTTCAGTATTCACAAAAGAAGGGTAATCACTCGATTGGTATCTAGAAGTAATTTGAACTTCATCTTGGAATGCCAAGGATGTCAATACAGCAACAGAACCACCAGTTAGCGTACTTGGATCAAATATATTTTTTGATTGGTTTTCTATCTTACAATGAAAAATCAATAGAGCTAAGAATAAACTAAAAGTGCATCGCATATCCTAACTTCCCAACTCTATCTATTCCCATATACCCTTGGTTTTCCCAATGGAACTCGAGCCAAACACCCGACTTTTCCTTAGGATTGGGTCCCAACAGATAAAAATCAAACACATTTGCCGACCAAAGGATCAGAAGCATAGTCAGTGCCTGAGATAAATTGGTGCGCGAAGATTCCATTCTTTGCCTGTGCGGTTCAATTAAATAATAGTTCAATGCCACAGTTTCTGCGATCCGTGGGTTTGGTGGGAGACCCACCGCCGATTCATAACTTGCCTTATCCTGTCTATAGGTATTGTACTGATATCCTGCATAAAGGACCCCAAGGGCAAAAATAGACATATATACTTTTCCCTTCTCTTCTTGTCCGCGAGCATACTGTCCCCAACCAGGAAATAAAAAAGAACGAAAGGCATAAGTAGGATTGTATGGATTGAATAAAGGAGCATCCGCAAGTGAAGTCTCAGGATTGACTGCGTAAGTAAGAATCGTGTCTTCCGATTTCTCAGCATATTCCTTAGTATATGGTTTTTGTAATTTTTGGTTAGTCTTTGACCAGTCTCGCAAAGCGGTAATGACATAATTAGACAATTCTGAGTAAGAAACCTCACCGTTAAAATTGGAATCAGCTCTTCCTTCCAATCCGTAAATCAAAAACTTAGTAAAGATTCCGTAACCGGACTTTGGGTCCTCGAAACTGGAATAACCTACTTTTGTGGAATAAAAAACGGAAACAATTTCAGAATCTCTAAAGGAACTTCCTTCTAAAAATTTTCTTCCCTCTTCCCCTTTCCCATCTTCTGGATTTCGACAGGCATCAATAAAGAAAACCACTCGCTTTAGTTTGTATTTCCTTGTCATTTCAAGGAGTTGTTCCACAGCAATTCCTGACTCAAATGGTTTTGTGGGACTTGCATCCTCAGGAAGTAAATAAACTTTATCGTTATAATCAACAATACCATGGCCAGAAAAATAAAATACAAACAAATCATCAGGATTTGTTTCTTCTAACAAGGCCTCAAAATTACTTAGAATATTATACTTTGTTGGAGTTGAATTTACCGAGCCCTCCTGCACCAAAGTTTGGATTCTGTTGTAAGAACCGTAACTAAATAGAATTTTGGTCATTCCCAAGGCATCGTTTTTTGCGGTTTTTAAATCACCAAGAGTCAAATTTTTGTATTCACTTACTCCCACTACAAAACCAAATCGTTTAGACTGGGTATCAGCAAACACCATGGCAGGAGCAGCAATAAATAAGAATATTAGAATTTTAGACTTCATTAATACTACTGTTCAGCAGCTAAATCTGCAGCTTGTTTTTCCAAACTTAAAGTATTTTCGCCAACTTTTCTAGCATTAATAACAACTTCTCGGTTGATTTCATCCATTTTTTGAACAACAGCGATCATTTGATCTTTGTCTCGATTTAATATTTTGGATTCTTGATCCAGTTCTTTTGAAATTGATTCAATTAAGTCCAGAGACTCTAATACTTCGTTATTTATATTTTTCTGAGAACTGATTTTGTTCGTTGCCGTTTTTATCACTCCACTTAGAAGCTCATATTTGGATTGGAGCGATTCTGTCTGTTGGAGTGAAACGGAAGCTAACTCAGTCCCTTCTTGGATGAATCGATTTGAAGTTGTGATGATTTTTTTGATTTTAGTGGCGTTTTCATTGGAATTTTCAGCCAATTTTGCAACTTCTTGGGCGACCACAGCAAATCCTCGCCCATGTTCTCCAGCCCTTGCGGCTTCAATGGAAGCATTAAGTGCAAGCAAATTTGTTCGGTCAGCTATCTCTGCCATGATATCATTTACTTCACTCACTTCTTTCTGAGATTCGTTAACAGACCGAAGCCTTTCTTCTAAATTTTTTACCGTATGTGATAGAACATTACTTCTATCTTGAAAATCACTCATATTGGAATTCAATTCTTCCACAACAGTTCCAATTTCAGAAATGCTAAGTTTGAGCGTATCTGACTTGTGGTTTAACAAAGTGATTTGGTTGTGTTGTTTTCCTATATTATCCACGGAAGATTGGATACTTTCTGAAAAAGAGGAAACAAACTCAGTCAATTCATGAATGGATTTATCTTGTGACTCAATTTGATTATTGAAATCCGTTGTGATTTCACGGATTGATTTTAAAGTTTTAAATAAATCAGAACCAACTTGAACCAAATTACGATTTAAATTATCTGCTGTAGTTCTTTCCGTTTCTGCAATTTTTTGTCGGTCTTCTGACTCGTTTTTGATTTCGTTTAATAAATTTAAAACGGCAGAAGTTAAATATCCAAAACAAATTAAAAATAAAATTTTAAATACTTCATTAGAAATACCTACCGTTCCTTTTTCACTTTGTAATCCTTCTGCTTCTTTAAATGCAACCCCTTGTCCATAACCGATCACTAAAATTAGTATCAAACAAAAAGCGGAATAGTAGGTACTCATAAGGAGAGTTCGTTTGGAAAACAAAAATGCAGAATACACCACATAAAAATAATACAAAACATAGAGAGTGGGAGATTTGATTAAATCTGCCGCCACTGTACTGCCTCCCATTAATCCGGAAGCTGTGACCGCAAATAAAACCGTTATGTCCAAAATGATGAGTGCCTTCGGAAAAAACGCATGTAACTTTTCTTTTTTGAACAAATAGGCCTGAACCCCACCATACAAAAACATACAAGTAATCCCGACGAGATAACTCGTAGTTTGTAATGTGGTGGAAGTTTTATAGGAACCTAGGGTAGCAATGATATAGAATCCCGCCAAAAGAAACCTGACTCGATTCACGTATACAGGGCCCAATTCTACCCAGTTTTTTTTGGTTTTTTTTGATTCTAAACTAGTTCTCGTCGACATAGGATGATGATCGAGAAAGGAAAGTGAAAGGGAAGTGATTTTCTTTTTTTACCCTCTGAAAGAAGAAACTCAGTTGACAAAATATAGTTTAATATTAAACTATTCAATATGGAAACATTAAAACCCAACAGCAATTCCGTAGGAAAAAAACTCCACCCAGCTTCCGAGCGTGGGCATGTCAATTTCGGATGGTTGGACAGCCACCATTCCTTTAGTTTTGGCCACTGGTACCATCCCGAAAAAACAAACTTCGGAGCACTTCGCGTACTAAACGATGACATTGTGGAACCAAGCATGGGTTTCGGAACCCATCCACACCAGAATATGGAAATTATTTCTATCCCCCTCTTTGGTGAGTTGGCCCATAAAGATAGTACAGGTACGAATGGTATCATCCGCACAGGAGACGTACAGATTATGTCTGCAGGTTCAGGGATTATGCATTCGGAGTTCAACCACAGCAGTGAAAAAAAAGTGAATTTTTTGCAAATCTGGATCCTTCCTAAGGTGGCAGGCATCGAACCAAGGTATGCTCAAAAAACTTTTTCGGAAGCAGGCCGTGTGAACCGATTCCAAACGGTAGTTTCTCCCATCGATGAAGAAGCCGTTTGGATCAACCAAGACGCTTACTTCTCATTGGCAACTTTGGAGCCAGGCAAAGAACTTTCTTACCAAGTCCATGCACCGGGCCAAGGAATCTTCACTTTTCTCATCCAAGGGAAACTAACAGTAGATGATACCGTTTTGGAACGTAGAGATGCCGTAGGACTTTGGGGAAAAGAAGAATATAAGTTCCATGCCGATGTGAAATCGGAACTACTCGTAATTGAAGTTCCGATGAAGTAGAAATTCAAAGGAGGGATCAAACAAATCCGATTCCTCCTTTTCCCTTTGGTCCAAACCTTTTTTTAGAACCTATCTTTCCCCTCCCAGGGGCCTATTTTTTTTCTAAATCATGCGAATTTTTTTTCGTGAATCCTTCTTCACATTAGTCAAACTTATTAAAAGTAGGATTTTCCACCCGAATGGAAAAATCGAAGGAGAACTAAAAATGAAAAGTTACCAGTGGATTTTGGGCTTCGTTCTTTTTACACTTTCTTCCAATGCCTTTGCGGAAAGTAACACAAGCGTTTCGGCCGAGGAAGCCTTACAAAAGTTAATCGATGGAAACATTAGATTCACGAGGGGAAATTCAAAACGACCTAACCAGTCTTTAGAAAGGATTCGCGAGGTATCAAAGAAACAAACTCCGTTCGCAACGATTGTCGGATGTTCTGATTCTAGAGTCCCAAACGAAATCATATTCGACCAAGGATTAGGAGATTTGTTTATCGTAAGAACAGCAGGGCAAGTGTCCACTTTTGCCTCTTGGGGATCCATAGAATTCTCTGTAGCAGTCCTCGGTGTGAACTTAGTTGTAGTTCTCGGTCATTCCAATTGTGGAGCCGTAAATGCAGCTTGTAAAGCTAATGATGTGCCTGGACATATCATAACGCTAACCAATGCAATTAAACCTGCTGCTGAGAAAACAAAACACCTCGAAGGTGATTGGTTAGAACATGCCGTAAAAGCTAACGTTGCATTACAAGTTACATCCCTTAGAAAACTAGATCCAATCCTCTCTAAACTTTACAACAATGGGCAAATCCAAATCGTCGGAGCCGTTTATGATTTAGAAACAGGAAAAGTAAGTTTTCTCGATGAAGAATATATTCTGTCAATTTCAAAGTAGGAAATCACATGGAAATACTAAATTCTCTGATAGCCAATCTACAAACACCAATGTTCCTAGCCTTCTTATTAGGTATTTTTGCCACTCTGATTAAAAGTGATTTAAAATTCCCTGATGGAATGTATACAGGGCTTACAATTTACTTACTCTTTGCCATTGGATTAAAAGGGGGAGTCAAACTCAACAGTACCTCAATTGAAGAATTTTACAAACCTGCGATTGTAGCTTTAATTCTTTGTATATCAATTCCTATAATCGCATACTTTTTACTTACGAAAATTGGGAAATATGATAAAGCAAATTCTGCCGCTTTAGCAGCACATTATGGATCTGTATCTGCGGTAACCTTCAGTGAGGCACTTGCATTTCTGGAATCTCTTCATATTCCATATGAAGGTTATATGCCGAGTATGTTGGCCATAATGGAAATTCCGGCAATTATAGTGGCCCTCTTTTTATTAAAAACAAACTCATCTCAAGAAAAAGAAAACTTATCATGGAAAAAAGTCACACACGAACTTTTTACCGGGAAAGGAACCTTACTCTTAATTGGTGGGCTTATCATTGGCATCTTGTCTGGTAAAAAAGGACACGAACAATTTGCCCCCTTATTCGAAGTTCCCTTTAGAGGAATGCTAATTCTATTCTTACTAGAAGTTGGAATTGTTACCGGTCGTCGTTTATCTGACCTTAAACAAGCAGGTGTATTCTTAATAGGTTTCGGAATTCTCTTCCCTATTTGTAATGCAATGTTTGGTTTGATTCTTGGAAAATATGCAGGATTGTCAATGGGTGGTGCAACAATCCTTGCAACTCTTAGCGCAAGTGCATCTTATATTGCTGCGCCTGCTGCCATTCGGATTGCAATTCCAGAAGCTAGTCCCGCATTGTATTTAACATCGTCACTCGCGATTACATTCCCTTTCAATCTTTCGATTGGATTACCACTTT carries:
- a CDS encoding Kelch repeat-containing protein; this encodes MRCTFSLFLALLIFHCKIENQSKNIFDPSTLTGGSVAVLTSLAFQDEVQITSRYQSSDYPSFVNTEILDLDLSKPVASHFNKSHFHISNHYANDLVLRDVFPLSESKIRVLFSVSSRSEWRDPISIFIQKPNSLVEYAFNGKQFDFKFPYPRYIGNISEAKGQITSKLLNDGRILLVGGVSISGNTVATVEIFNPETGTTSLLPSLSQSLMGMAICTDPEGVVYVSGGKTISGPATLISQFSNKIFRINGIDQTVVELPVVMQKGRYGHTMVCLSNGDLLISGGQFQIGTDHTALANDHENISVRNLSVTTLPSSANLPMNTMFHFAEYDATNQRVLFFGGKDRTDPYANYINTIRSLNLTSQSLYTISVLMPTSRSNVTAIVTTSGDRLVLGGVMGGAVGSRSIESWNESNATTQTNGFTSRIKNGSSIVPFSGSQVLYTGGVDTYYKSGILELYDHIERKNFVVDTMMNARSEHTAIQTRRGIVIFGDSVLADTRVELYGKD
- a CDS encoding carbonic anhydrase translates to MKSYQWILGFVLFTLSSNAFAESNTSVSAEEALQKLIDGNIRFTRGNSKRPNQSLERIREVSKKQTPFATIVGCSDSRVPNEIIFDQGLGDLFIVRTAGQVSTFASWGSIEFSVAVLGVNLVVVLGHSNCGAVNAACKANDVPGHIITLTNAIKPAAEKTKHLEGDWLEHAVKANVALQVTSLRKLDPILSKLYNNGQIQIVGAVYDLETGKVSFLDEEYILSISK
- a CDS encoding pirin family protein — translated: METLKPNSNSVGKKLHPASERGHVNFGWLDSHHSFSFGHWYHPEKTNFGALRVLNDDIVEPSMGFGTHPHQNMEIISIPLFGELAHKDSTGTNGIIRTGDVQIMSAGSGIMHSEFNHSSEKKVNFLQIWILPKVAGIEPRYAQKTFSEAGRVNRFQTVVSPIDEEAVWINQDAYFSLATLEPGKELSYQVHAPGQGIFTFLIQGKLTVDDTVLERRDAVGLWGKEEYKFHADVKSELLVIEVPMK
- a CDS encoding methyl-accepting chemotaxis protein codes for the protein MSTRTSLESKKTKKNWVELGPVYVNRVRFLLAGFYIIATLGSYKTSTTLQTTSYLVGITCMFLYGGVQAYLFKKEKLHAFFPKALIILDITVLFAVTASGLMGGSTVAADLIKSPTLYVLYYFYVVYSAFLFSKRTLLMSTYYSAFCLILILVIGYGQGVAFKEAEGLQSEKGTVGISNEVFKILFLICFGYLTSAVLNLLNEIKNESEDRQKIAETERTTADNLNRNLVQVGSDLFKTLKSIREITTDFNNQIESQDKSIHELTEFVSSFSESIQSSVDNIGKQHNQITLLNHKSDTLKLSISEIGTVVEELNSNMSDFQDRSNVLSHTVKNLEERLRSVNESQKEVSEVNDIMAEIADRTNLLALNASIEAARAGEHGRGFAVVAQEVAKLAENSNENATKIKKIITTSNRFIQEGTELASVSLQQTESLQSKYELLSGVIKTATNKISSQKNINNEVLESLDLIESISKELDQESKILNRDKDQMIAVVQKMDEINREVVINARKVGENTLSLEKQAADLAAEQ
- a CDS encoding sodium-dependent bicarbonate transport family permease — encoded protein: MEILNSLIANLQTPMFLAFLLGIFATLIKSDLKFPDGMYTGLTIYLLFAIGLKGGVKLNSTSIEEFYKPAIVALILCISIPIIAYFLLTKIGKYDKANSAALAAHYGSVSAVTFSEALAFLESLHIPYEGYMPSMLAIMEIPAIIVALFLLKTNSSQEKENLSWKKVTHELFTGKGTLLLIGGLIIGILSGKKGHEQFAPLFEVPFRGMLILFLLEVGIVTGRRLSDLKQAGVFLIGFGILFPICNAMFGLILGKYAGLSMGGATILATLSASASYIAAPAAIRIAIPEASPALYLTSSLAITFPFNLSIGLPLYLSVSQYLYGV
- a CDS encoding Kelch repeat-containing protein translates to MGKIKFILLYSCLLACQLTSGKNIFDPNSTTNMGLFLLGADSVVNMEFSTNKVQPGGVIYISTNHDFTVKADGLKLPVSGVGVSPISQVIPRSRYLYEVRMKPSVTAGKFSINLKDYYLNESLLVNPENFEFEIDSQPPILELRTGNGIDISELQSGFLDIVSNEDIVWDGNLSQVSLSGTAKNSLVVSDIIVSARNIRLLFAGDPNANGGLLTISIQGIHDKASNSEGTVMVPINVFAFKSGPNLNVARRSCVGVELDDGRRLVLGGRAKKDVLINGNGTLSHAEFYNSVTKQFVPASDMVYRRQEFDVVKLNDGRLFVSGGFGGKVGNPSNGSLTSTEVYDPTTNIWVEGPNLSTPRQLHKMTVLPNGDVLVVGGLSPFKPFQSVAAVELIHITNDPATMTVELIGNLADSRGKHAQVLSTSSGKVVIFGGERSDVIGAGPNDFNAYALDSIAVYDINTKTLTNSSAKLYKRFNHFAHALSNGEILIFGGVNSRFDVSQPVLRAQIYNPMMDTIRDYKNLLFGREWGSSFAFPYGKDQLIVAGGLEYRTVNGSTYDSIQDTESWSESSNRFYMTGRSLNARWEGCEIRYSSTGGGMILGGRIGDILGNTEEYSFE
- a CDS encoding caspase family protein translates to MKSKILIFLFIAAPAMVFADTQSKRFGFVVGVSEYKNLTLGDLKTAKNDALGMTKILFSYGSYNRIQTLVQEGSVNSTPTKYNILSNFEALLEETNPDDLFVFYFSGHGIVDYNDKVYLLPEDASPTKPFESGIAVEQLLEMTRKYKLKRVVFFIDACRNPEDGKGEEGRKFLEGSSFRDSEIVSVFYSTKVGYSSFEDPKSGYGIFTKFLIYGLEGRADSNFNGEVSYSELSNYVITALRDWSKTNQKLQKPYTKEYAEKSEDTILTYAVNPETSLADAPLFNPYNPTYAFRSFLFPGWGQYARGQEEKGKVYMSIFALGVLYAGYQYNTYRQDKASYESAVGLPPNPRIAETVALNYYLIEPHRQRMESSRTNLSQALTMLLILWSANVFDFYLLGPNPKEKSGVWLEFHWENQGYMGIDRVGKLGYAMHF